In the Mycolicibacterium chubuense NBB4 genome, one interval contains:
- a CDS encoding IS481 family transposase — protein sequence MSHRNARTTFHGRLLMVRRYQAGWAKAHIASAMGVSRKCVHTWISRFEAHGEAGLIDRSSRPHTMPTRVPRSVENQIVAWRRRHRCGPDEIGAKLGVCPRTVSRVLNRRQVPYLRDCDPMTGHIIRASKATAVRYERSRPGELVHMDVKKLGRIPDGGGWRAHGKGCAPSRERRHGRGFDFIHSLVDDHSRLAYSEILPDEKGPTCAAFLRLAAANFRAQGIPTIGCVMTDNAWAYRYSIGAVCAELNARQVFIKPHCPWQNGKVERLNRTLQTEWAYKRVFTSNTGRAAALAPWLKYYNTQSALGGHPPISRLTPTS from the coding sequence ATGTCCCACCGTAATGCTCGTACGACTTTTCACGGCCGTCTGCTGATGGTGCGCCGCTATCAGGCCGGTTGGGCCAAAGCCCATATCGCCAGCGCAATGGGGGTCTCGCGCAAGTGCGTGCATACCTGGATCAGTCGTTTCGAAGCCCACGGCGAGGCCGGCCTAATCGATCGCTCATCGCGTCCACACACCATGCCCACTCGCGTTCCGCGCAGTGTGGAAAATCAGATCGTGGCTTGGCGGCGACGTCATCGTTGCGGCCCCGACGAAATCGGCGCCAAGCTCGGTGTATGCCCGCGCACGGTCTCGCGGGTGCTCAACCGTCGCCAGGTGCCCTACCTGCGCGACTGTGACCCGATGACCGGTCATATCATTCGCGCCTCGAAGGCCACCGCCGTGCGCTATGAGCGCAGCCGGCCCGGAGAGCTGGTGCACATGGACGTCAAGAAGCTGGGACGCATCCCTGACGGAGGTGGGTGGCGGGCTCATGGGAAAGGTTGTGCTCCGAGTCGAGAACGCAGGCATGGCAGGGGTTTTGACTTCATTCACTCATTAGTCGACGATCATTCGCGGCTGGCCTACTCCGAGATCTTGCCCGACGAGAAAGGCCCCACCTGCGCGGCTTTCCTCCGTCTGGCAGCAGCGAACTTCCGCGCCCAGGGCATTCCGACCATCGGATGCGTGATGACCGACAACGCTTGGGCCTATCGCTACTCGATCGGTGCAGTCTGCGCCGAACTGAACGCCCGACAGGTCTTCATCAAACCGCATTGCCCATGGCAAAACGGCAAGGTAGAACGCCTCAATCGCACCCTGCAAACCGAATGGGCCTACAAACGGGTCTTCACGTCCAACACCGGCCGGGCAGCAGCGCTTGCGCCCTGGCTCAAGTACTACAACACTCAAAGCGCACTCGGCGGCCACCCACCGATCAGCCGACTGACACCAACGTCATGA